A stretch of the Capsicum annuum cultivar UCD-10X-F1 chromosome 8, UCD10Xv1.1, whole genome shotgun sequence genome encodes the following:
- the LOC107879438 gene encoding RING-H2 finger protein ATL54-like, which yields MGFNDRKLMFESPNNSAGNICSGYYCNPEVYHSRICPLSCFYFCPSICLLPEIELPPLPQNFTTEVPHSQSPYIHTDFIFLILLFIVVGIALYICCSFIIHKFRNSRTSSQPEQQVEVVEGQLSDIQTVGLQQSVISAITIRKYKRGEGLIEGTECSVCLSEFQEDETLRILPKCNHAFHIPCIDTWLRSHTNCPVCRAIIVITIPAPADFNRAERVTII from the coding sequence ATGGGCTTCAATGATCGAAAGCTGATGTTTGAATCTCCTAATAATTCCGCCGGCAACATTTGTAGCGGCTATTATTGCAACCCAGAAGTGTATCATTCTCGAATTTGTCCGCtgtcatgtttttatttttgccccaGTATTTGTCTGCTTCCAGAAATTGAACTACCACCACTACCACAAAATTTCACAACTGAAGTTCCTCATTCGCAGTCTCCATATATACACACTGATTTCATCTTCTTGATCcttctatttatagttgtaggcaTCGCTCTCTACATATGTTGTTCCTTCATCATTCACAAATTCCGCAACTCAAGAACTTCTTCACAACCGGAGCAGCAAGTAGAAGTAGTAGAAGGACAGTTAAGTGATATTCAAACGGTGGGTCTTCAGCAATCAGTCATCAGCGCCATCACAATTCGCAAGTATAAAAGAGGTGAAGGGCTAATTGAAGGAACAGAATGCTCTGTTTGCTTGAGTGAGTTTCAAGAAGATGAAACACTCAGGATTTTGCCCAAGTGCAACCATGCTTTTCACATACCTTGCATTGACACTTGGCTCAGATCACACACCAATTGTCCCGTGTGCCGTGCCATCATTGTTATCACAATACCTGCCCCTGCAGATTTCAATCGAGCAGAACGTGTGACTATTATCTAA
- the LOC107840072 gene encoding RING-H2 finger protein ATL54-like encodes MSFHIDRKLIFESLQNSTSKTCSSYYCNPEVYHSIVCPLQCYYTCPRICLFTEIDPSPPPPPNFEPEVPLLQSPHKHTDSIFFILLISVLGIALYIFCAYTIHKLCNSRTSSQPEQQVVAEEEQQFGDIQTVGLQQSVISAITIRKYKRGERLIEGAECSICLSEFKEDETLRILPKCNHAFHMPCIDTWLRSHTNCPICRAGIVITIPPTTAFN; translated from the coding sequence ATGAGCTTCCATATTGATCGAAAGCTGATCTTTGAATCTCTACAAAATTCCACCAGCAAAACTTGTAGCAGCTATTACTGCAACCCAGAGGTGTATCATTCTATAGTTTGTCCACTGCAATGCTACTATACTTGCCCGAGAATTTGTCTGTTTACAGAAATTGatccatcaccaccaccaccacctaatTTTGAACCCGAAGTTCCTCTTTTGCAGTCTCCACATAAACACACTGATTCCATCTTCTTCATCCTTCTAATTTCGGTCTTAGGCATTGCTCTCTACATATTTTGTGCCTACACCATTCACAAATTATGCAACTCAAGAACTTCTTCACAACCAGAGCAGCAAGTAGTAGCAGAAGAAGAACAACAGTTTGGTGATATTCAAACAGTGGGTCTTCAGCAATCAGTCATCAGCGCCATCACAATTCGCAAGTATAAAAGAGGTGAACGGCTAATTGAAGGGGCAGAATGCTCTATTTGCTTGAGTGAGTTTAAAGAAGATGAAACACTTAGGATTTTGCCCAAGTGTAACCATGCTTTTCACATGCCTTGCATTGACACTTGGCTCAGATCACACACCAACTGTCCCATTTGCCGGGCCGGCATTGTCATCACAATACCCCCTACTACAGCTTTCAATTGA